Proteins encoded in a region of the Mixophyes fleayi isolate aMixFle1 chromosome 5, aMixFle1.hap1, whole genome shotgun sequence genome:
- the LOC142158050 gene encoding uncharacterized protein LOC142158050: MNQRQDMTLYVLLLGSLIFYDFTLAWAQNAPSDASGDSRPPQSPTLFNILPGRNLSITLDPSMSPALTTDSDPSIQDTMTGEDSATMLPTATSQISATTPPSSTSKCLSTELPSTTGNDGAGRAHVTGESSANMSPATGEKTTNVTSTTGLNSTSIPTNKSNTSTNTTTVSGSSTSTSSSASEDTPGVASSTVTGSCVMPVTTNKSMASLRSSVDAVVNPRTAKRGAHVTNMAGRISLRVKIRSSVSMHEALRLFSEKACDLIMKPLRLTDIVLTLGPDRTLIKCLDVGI, encoded by the exons ATTTCACGCTGGCATGGGCACAGAATGCCCCCTCAGATGCCAGTGGGGACTCCAGACCCCCTCAGTCACCAACCCTGTTTAACATTCTACCCGGGAGGAATCTCTCTATAACGCTGGATCCCAGTATGTCACCGGCTCTTACCACTGACAGTGACCCCTCCATACAAGACACTATGACTGGCGAGGACAGTGCCACAATGCTGCCTACCGCTACCAGTCAGATCAGTGCCACTACACCACCATCATCTACAAGTAAGTGTCTCTCCACTGAGCTACCTTCTACTACAGGAAACGATGGCGCCGGCAGAGCGCATGTTACTGGCGAGAGCAGTGCCAACATGTCACCAGCAACAGGTGAGAAAACCACCAACGTGACATCAACTACAGGACTGAACAGCACCAGCATCCCAACAAATAAAAGCAATACCAGCACCAACACGACAACAGTAAGTGGGAGCAGCACCAGCACTTCATCTTCTGCAAGTGAAGACACCCCCGGAGTGGCATCTAGTACAGTGACTGGCAGCTGTGTGATGCCCGTTACAACCAATAAGTCCATGGCCAGTCTGAGAAGTTCAGTTGATGCTGTTGTGAACCCGAGAACAGCGAAGAGGGGCGCTCATGTCACCAACATGGCTG GTAGGATTTCATTGAGGGTGAAGATTCGGAGCAGTGTTTCTATGCACGAAGCCCTCAGACTATTTTCAGAAAAG GCCTGTGACCTGATTATGAAGCCCCTGCGGCTTACAGACATTGTTTTGACCTTGGGACCGGACAGAACATTGATAAAGTGTTTGGATGTTGGCATCTAA